One stretch of Streptomyces sp. R21 DNA includes these proteins:
- a CDS encoding MFS transporter produces MSDTTNHHDLRGTRGPRKGLLLGFVCFGVFMVYLDATIVNVALPDIQQDLSADITGLQWIVDAYALAFACLLLTSGTLGDVVGRKRLFLGGLIGFTLSSVLCALAGSTSVLLVGRAIQGVCGSIMIPVSLALVSATYTEAVARARAIGIWAGIGGLALSAGPVVGGLLVDSVGWQSIFWVNVPIGLLATVVLSRLLSENHGPRARRLDIVGQLLFVVAIAALAYALIEGNTEGWRSALILGAFAVSAVTLTGFVAWELRQPDPMLPLHLFRRPVVAVAGAVNFLSLFGLFAAIFLLTLHLQTVQGLSSVQTGVRFLALTVPIMIASFAASVVASRAGPRRPIVFGSLCSAGGLYGLTVLDAGTGFGGYWWALALLGIGVSFTGAPATVALLGSVPAEQAGTASGISNTFRQVGAVFGVALAGALLLRHLRGSLPDALSAVAMPRTARAQAYDLLSGGDLSRTDALPAELRRSVQDAVGPVFVDGMHLVMQVAAAGTLIGGLCALVLLRGKPGRVADAYEAPATGPAERDASAEASA; encoded by the coding sequence ATGAGCGACACCACAAACCACCATGACCTCCGAGGCACGCGTGGCCCTCGCAAGGGGCTGCTGCTCGGCTTCGTCTGCTTCGGCGTGTTCATGGTGTACCTCGACGCCACGATCGTGAATGTGGCGCTGCCCGACATCCAGCAGGATCTCTCCGCGGACATCACCGGGCTGCAGTGGATCGTCGACGCCTACGCGCTGGCCTTCGCCTGTCTGCTGCTCACCTCGGGCACACTCGGCGACGTCGTCGGCCGCAAGCGGCTGTTCCTGGGCGGGCTGATCGGCTTCACGCTGAGCTCGGTCCTGTGCGCGCTGGCGGGCTCGACGAGCGTCCTGCTGGTGGGGCGCGCGATCCAGGGTGTCTGCGGGTCGATCATGATCCCGGTGTCGCTCGCGCTGGTCTCCGCCACGTACACCGAGGCCGTCGCGCGCGCCCGGGCGATCGGCATCTGGGCGGGCATCGGCGGACTCGCACTCTCCGCCGGACCGGTGGTCGGCGGCCTGCTCGTCGACTCGGTCGGCTGGCAGAGCATCTTCTGGGTCAACGTGCCCATCGGGCTGCTCGCCACCGTCGTACTGTCCCGCCTGCTGAGCGAGAACCACGGGCCGCGCGCCCGGCGTCTGGACATCGTGGGACAGCTGCTGTTCGTCGTCGCGATCGCGGCCCTCGCGTACGCGCTCATCGAGGGCAACACCGAGGGCTGGCGCTCCGCGCTCATCCTCGGCGCCTTCGCCGTGTCCGCCGTGACACTGACCGGATTCGTGGCCTGGGAACTGCGGCAGCCCGATCCGATGCTGCCGCTGCACCTGTTCCGCAGGCCGGTCGTGGCGGTAGCCGGAGCCGTCAACTTCCTCAGCCTGTTCGGGCTGTTCGCGGCGATCTTCCTGCTGACGCTGCACCTGCAGACCGTGCAGGGGCTCAGCAGCGTTCAGACCGGCGTACGGTTCCTCGCGCTGACCGTGCCGATCATGATCGCCTCGTTCGCGGCGAGCGTCGTCGCGTCCAGGGCCGGTCCGCGCCGCCCCATCGTGTTCGGCTCGCTGTGCTCCGCGGGCGGCCTGTACGGCCTGACCGTCCTCGACGCCGGAACCGGCTTCGGCGGCTACTGGTGGGCGTTGGCGCTGCTCGGCATCGGTGTCTCGTTCACCGGGGCGCCCGCGACCGTGGCGCTCCTTGGCTCGGTCCCCGCCGAACAGGCCGGCACGGCGTCCGGGATCTCCAACACGTTCCGCCAGGTCGGCGCGGTCTTCGGGGTCGCGCTGGCCGGGGCACTGCTGCTGCGGCACCTGCGCGGCAGCCTGCCGGACGCGCTGTCCGCGGTTGCCATGCCGCGGACGGCGCGAGCACAGGCGTACGACCTCCTCAGCGGGGGCGATCTGTCGCGCACCGACGCGCTGCCGGCCGAACTGCGGCGGTCGGTACAGGACGCCGTCGGTCCCGTCTTCGTCGACGGGATGCATCTGGTGATGCAGGTGGCGGCGGCTGGGACGCTGATCGGAGGACTCTGTGCGCTGGTGCTCCTTCGGGGGAAGCCGGGCCGGGTCGCGGACGCGTACGAGGCGCCCGCGACCGGCCCGGCGGAGCGCGACGCCTCGGCGGAGGCGAGCGCGTGA
- a CDS encoding MmgE/PrpD family protein: MTRPTLIGQLAAWAGDMELGDAPDRVVAHLKCQLLSQLAAARAGYAHPLGGRIVRAYGGPLHDDPARAAVSLAMAAICLDYDDTAYAGHLSHSCVTVPVAYAAPLALDGHQLLTAILAANETAARITAAATLGPFRGQAAGHTHLAGAVAGRLRAEEAPAGTWTDALGLAFSVPTWPLARGFLATDAKGFAAVAPLQTGLSACDGAHAGLRGPGDVLEHPQGFLHQFAEVPLPEEAVAGLGTLWHTETLSYKVHPGSAYTSAAVDCAVDLHTAGIDADDIAEVVVEGSLFTHGLDRTARGADIGPGSGVAALNFSLPYNVATALLTGALLPADLAPPAVERPERWELAAKVRTVHDPELSRAALLATAPLGQALRRAGKRAEAWVRAADERAADVLPPPWLAPETDFRWATKRLGARVVVRLRDGRELRAERPEAVGAVGSADHAALAELTGEKFLRCGGDPEVVDLVGELPDLGPAGTRRLITLALAGVQGEREEVRPGRRRPRHIRKKVMDTSALEAAYDHLRGAAVPDRTLAEVALEAAALAATARQVLTGGAPVLDPVAPEAVAELLASADRALLADLLRRNASDLLGVLDRTPRESGDTAVRVRLPEGTERPEPWARLLHNRTAGAR, from the coding sequence ATGACCCGGCCCACCCTCATCGGGCAACTCGCCGCCTGGGCCGGCGACATGGAGCTGGGCGACGCCCCCGACCGTGTCGTCGCCCACCTCAAGTGCCAGCTCCTCAGCCAACTCGCCGCCGCCCGCGCCGGATACGCGCACCCGCTCGGCGGTCGGATCGTCCGGGCGTACGGCGGCCCGCTGCACGACGACCCCGCGCGCGCCGCCGTCTCGCTCGCGATGGCGGCCATCTGCCTCGACTACGACGACACCGCGTACGCCGGACACCTCTCGCACTCCTGCGTCACCGTCCCCGTGGCGTACGCGGCGCCGCTCGCCCTCGACGGCCATCAGCTGCTCACCGCGATCCTCGCCGCGAACGAGACGGCGGCCCGCATCACCGCCGCCGCGACCCTGGGCCCCTTCCGCGGCCAGGCCGCCGGACACACCCACCTCGCCGGTGCGGTCGCCGGACGGCTGCGCGCGGAGGAGGCCCCCGCGGGGACCTGGACGGACGCGCTCGGGCTCGCCTTCTCGGTGCCGACATGGCCCCTCGCCCGCGGCTTCCTCGCCACCGACGCCAAGGGGTTCGCGGCGGTCGCGCCCTTGCAGACGGGGCTCAGCGCCTGCGACGGTGCGCACGCGGGGCTGCGCGGACCCGGCGACGTACTGGAACACCCCCAGGGATTCCTGCACCAGTTTGCCGAGGTGCCCCTGCCCGAGGAGGCCGTCGCCGGACTCGGCACCCTCTGGCACACCGAGACCCTCTCCTACAAGGTGCACCCCGGCAGCGCGTACACCAGCGCCGCCGTCGACTGCGCGGTCGACCTGCACACGGCGGGAATCGACGCCGACGACATCGCGGAGGTCGTCGTCGAGGGCTCCCTCTTCACCCACGGCCTCGACCGGACCGCACGGGGGGCGGACATCGGCCCCGGCTCCGGTGTCGCCGCGCTCAACTTCTCCCTCCCGTACAACGTGGCCACCGCCCTCCTCACCGGCGCCCTGCTCCCCGCCGACCTGGCGCCTCCCGCGGTGGAGCGCCCCGAACGATGGGAGCTGGCGGCGAAGGTGCGCACCGTCCACGACCCCGAACTGAGCCGGGCCGCACTGCTCGCCACCGCGCCCCTGGGCCAGGCGCTGCGCCGGGCCGGGAAACGGGCGGAGGCGTGGGTGCGGGCGGCCGACGAGCGGGCGGCCGACGTCCTGCCCCCGCCGTGGCTCGCCCCCGAGACCGACTTCCGGTGGGCGACGAAGCGGCTGGGCGCCCGGGTCGTCGTACGGCTGCGGGACGGGCGGGAACTGCGGGCGGAGCGGCCGGAGGCCGTCGGGGCCGTGGGCAGCGCGGATCACGCCGCGCTCGCGGAACTCACGGGCGAGAAGTTCCTGCGCTGCGGAGGCGATCCCGAAGTCGTCGACCTGGTCGGCGAGTTGCCGGATCTCGGGCCCGCCGGGACCCGGCGGCTGATCACCCTCGCACTCGCGGGGGTGCAGGGCGAGCGGGAGGAGGTGAGGCCCGGAAGGCGGCGCCCTCGCCACATCCGGAAGAAGGTGATGGACACCAGCGCGCTGGAGGCAGCGTACGACCATCTGCGGGGCGCCGCCGTCCCCGACCGGACCCTCGCCGAAGTGGCCCTGGAAGCAGCCGCGTTGGCCGCCACCGCACGTCAGGTGCTGACCGGGGGTGCGCCGGTGCTGGACCCCGTGGCCCCGGAGGCCGTCGCCGAACTCCTGGCCTCGGCGGACCGCGCACTGCTGGCGGATCTGCTGCGACGCAATGCCTCCGACCTGCTCGGCGTACTCGACCGGACCCCGCGGGAGAGCGGTGACACGGCCGTGCGGGTACGGCTGCCGGAGGGCACCGAGCGGCCCGAGCCATGGGCCCGGCTCCTGCACAACCGGACAGCGGGGGCACGATGA
- a CDS encoding aldehyde dehydrogenase: MQAKTRASLGAGEVKLGAGARTYGSYIDGKNIAEDQWVYVVDAAALLDDAFSSLTLKRKLEKGYVPARELPPSIVGRVAKAGPQTVQLALEAAAEAAPEWGATPLDVRLDRMCALLHRRIAERADEIEEILVQEGHPRVLARWQVSGMLECWGPESVGFYHAQLHQEFRHGAREISVRRRPDGVVCLNPPQNAPMASALLGVHAIFAGNALVVRAPRSGPLGVMYALQELVAPVLAEVGAPPGTLGVVCGDPGPMLNAWLASPLVDDIMYFGSSEAGIRFQERCVAAAKKPILELAGNDVVTVWKDADVELAAEALTEGFFGSGQLCMIPNQVLVHPDVADRLLEELIRQTRRIRPGHPGDEGVLLTPVLRNEKFFSCLDEALLHGAELVCGGHAMRVDGTRDGAGIFLEPTVVLVRGLTDARRMTAVRHETFFPLLPVIVAEPDDDERLLKRFIGFVNSNGYGLRNSLWACDRTVIDRFVDRVTEGGLLKVNDSHIGFLPYLPSHGGTGLTGGVFGEANYPTLRTTHVQGVSVAPAGIRPRDAVFGTGRRSA, translated from the coding sequence ATGCAGGCGAAGACGCGTGCTTCGCTTGGGGCAGGTGAAGTGAAACTCGGTGCGGGGGCGCGGACTTACGGCTCGTACATCGACGGGAAGAACATCGCGGAAGACCAGTGGGTGTACGTCGTCGACGCGGCCGCGCTGCTGGACGACGCGTTCAGCAGCCTGACGCTCAAGCGCAAGCTGGAGAAGGGATACGTGCCGGCACGGGAGTTGCCGCCCTCGATCGTCGGGCGGGTCGCGAAGGCGGGCCCCCAGACGGTGCAACTGGCCCTGGAGGCGGCCGCGGAGGCCGCGCCCGAGTGGGGCGCCACACCGCTGGACGTCCGGCTCGACCGGATGTGTGCGCTGCTGCACCGCCGGATCGCCGAACGGGCCGACGAGATCGAGGAGATCCTGGTCCAGGAGGGTCACCCGCGGGTGCTCGCCCGCTGGCAGGTCTCCGGCATGCTGGAGTGCTGGGGTCCCGAGTCCGTCGGTTTCTATCATGCGCAACTGCACCAGGAGTTCCGGCACGGCGCCCGGGAGATCTCCGTGCGCCGCAGGCCGGACGGTGTGGTCTGCCTGAACCCGCCGCAGAACGCCCCGATGGCCAGTGCCCTGCTCGGCGTGCACGCGATCTTCGCGGGCAACGCCCTGGTCGTACGCGCCCCACGAAGCGGTCCGTTGGGTGTCATGTACGCACTGCAGGAGCTGGTGGCCCCGGTGCTGGCGGAAGTGGGGGCTCCGCCCGGCACTCTCGGGGTGGTCTGCGGCGATCCCGGTCCGATGCTCAATGCCTGGCTGGCGAGTCCGCTCGTCGACGACATCATGTACTTCGGCAGCAGCGAGGCCGGGATCCGCTTCCAGGAGCGGTGCGTGGCCGCCGCGAAGAAGCCGATCCTCGAACTCGCCGGCAACGACGTGGTGACCGTCTGGAAGGACGCCGACGTCGAACTGGCCGCCGAGGCGCTGACCGAGGGCTTCTTCGGCTCGGGCCAGCTGTGCATGATCCCCAACCAGGTGCTGGTCCACCCCGATGTGGCCGACCGGCTCCTGGAGGAGCTGATCCGGCAGACGCGGCGCATCCGGCCCGGACACCCGGGCGACGAGGGCGTACTGCTCACACCGGTGCTGCGCAACGAGAAGTTCTTCTCCTGCCTCGACGAGGCGCTGCTGCACGGCGCCGAGCTCGTCTGCGGCGGCCATGCGATGCGGGTCGACGGCACCCGGGACGGCGCCGGCATCTTCCTGGAGCCCACCGTCGTGCTGGTCCGCGGCCTGACCGACGCCCGGCGGATGACGGCCGTACGCCATGAGACGTTCTTCCCGCTGCTGCCGGTGATCGTCGCCGAACCGGACGACGACGAACGGCTGTTGAAGCGGTTCATCGGCTTCGTCAACAGCAACGGCTACGGTCTGCGCAACTCGCTGTGGGCCTGCGACCGCACGGTGATCGACCGGTTCGTCGACCGCGTCACCGAGGGCGGGCTGCTGAAGGTCAACGACTCCCACATCGGCTTCCTGCCCTATCTGCCCTCGCACGGTGGCACCGGTCTGACCGGCGGCGTGTTCGGGGAGGCCAACTACCCGACCCTGCGCACCACCCATGTGCAGGGCGTGAGCGTGGCACCGGCCGGAATCCGCCCCCGCGACGCCGTCTTCGGCACGGGGCGAAGGTCTGCCTGA
- a CDS encoding acyl-CoA dehydrogenase family protein yields the protein MRSMHHARGICESFLPGLLDKLELIPLAEREAPGSPALDHFRACGGPGLVIPKTYQGGGADPLQALAVVRAVGAVSPSLAVATTMHHFSVATLFTLADSVKSSGMEWALLEGIAEQRLLVASGFAEGRPGQGILAPTVQARPVDGGYLVSGSKKPCSLSASMDLLTASVALPTEGDGTELAVLLLPRLTEGISVHPFWKSWALAGAESDEVRLSHVFVDEQLLMRTAAADPGELDELQTVGFLWFELLISACYLGAVSALVERALARERGSVPERAALATRLEAAQLLLENVARMLRDGETGNEALAKTLVARYAVQDALGDAVPRAVEMLGGMAFVTSSEVAYLAAVSHALAFHPPSRASFAAPFLEHVAGQPLRLA from the coding sequence ATGCGTTCCATGCACCATGCCCGGGGGATCTGCGAGTCGTTCCTCCCCGGCCTGCTCGACAAACTCGAATTGATACCACTGGCGGAAAGGGAGGCGCCGGGCAGTCCGGCGCTCGACCACTTCCGGGCCTGTGGCGGCCCGGGGCTTGTCATTCCGAAGACCTACCAGGGCGGCGGCGCCGACCCACTCCAGGCGCTCGCCGTCGTCCGCGCGGTCGGCGCGGTGTCGCCGTCGCTGGCCGTGGCGACGACCATGCACCACTTCTCCGTCGCCACCCTGTTCACCCTCGCCGACAGTGTCAAGAGCAGCGGCATGGAGTGGGCGCTGCTCGAAGGCATCGCGGAGCAGCGGCTGTTGGTGGCCTCCGGCTTCGCCGAGGGCCGGCCGGGGCAGGGCATTCTCGCGCCGACGGTGCAGGCCCGGCCGGTGGACGGCGGCTACCTGGTGAGCGGCAGCAAGAAGCCGTGCAGCCTGTCCGCTTCCATGGACCTGCTGACGGCGAGCGTGGCGCTGCCCACCGAGGGCGACGGCACGGAACTGGCCGTGCTGCTGCTGCCACGGCTCACCGAGGGCATCAGCGTCCACCCGTTCTGGAAGAGCTGGGCACTGGCCGGGGCGGAGAGCGACGAGGTGCGACTGTCCCATGTCTTCGTCGACGAGCAGCTGTTGATGCGCACCGCGGCGGCCGATCCCGGTGAGCTGGACGAACTGCAGACGGTGGGCTTCCTCTGGTTCGAGCTGCTGATCTCCGCCTGCTACCTGGGCGCGGTCAGCGCTCTGGTGGAGCGGGCACTGGCCCGGGAACGCGGCAGTGTGCCGGAGCGCGCGGCACTGGCGACCCGGCTCGAAGCGGCGCAACTGCTCCTGGAGAACGTGGCCCGCATGCTGCGCGACGGCGAGACCGGCAACGAGGCGCTCGCCAAGACGCTGGTGGCCCGCTACGCCGTACAGGACGCCCTCGGCGACGCGGTGCCCCGAGCGGTCGAGATGCTCGGCGGCATGGCCTTCGTCACGTCGTCCGAGGTCGCCTACCTCGCCGCCGTCTCGCACGCACTCGCCTTCCATCCTCCGTCCCGGGCGAGCTTCGCCGCCCCGTTCCTGGAGCACGTGGCGGGGCAGCCGCTGCGGCTGGCGTGA
- a CDS encoding type II toxin-antitoxin system RatA family toxin → MRNAQLTVRAAGVEADAGYARITDFARYPELSPVVRSVMVRQLGGDEEHSDWEVFFRNGILRWTEADRFDAGRRLITFRQLHGDFEEFTGSWSVRQDGDGCLIDFAAEFDFGIPSLAGILDPVAERVLKETIAAVLAGLFDSSEVVPRSTTSSQPPVRAAQTVVV, encoded by the coding sequence ATGCGAAACGCACAACTGACCGTACGAGCAGCGGGCGTCGAAGCCGACGCCGGATACGCGCGCATCACCGACTTCGCCCGCTACCCCGAACTGTCACCAGTGGTCCGTTCCGTGATGGTCCGTCAACTTGGTGGCGACGAGGAGCATAGTGACTGGGAGGTGTTCTTCCGCAACGGCATCCTGCGCTGGACGGAGGCCGACCGGTTCGATGCGGGGCGCCGGTTGATCACCTTCCGCCAACTCCACGGCGACTTCGAGGAGTTCACCGGCAGCTGGTCCGTCCGCCAGGACGGTGACGGCTGTCTGATCGACTTCGCCGCCGAGTTCGACTTCGGGATACCGAGCCTGGCGGGCATCCTCGACCCGGTCGCCGAGCGGGTGCTCAAGGAGACCATCGCGGCGGTGCTGGCGGGGCTGTTCGACAGTTCCGAAGTCGTGCCGCGGTCGACGACGTCCTCGCAACCCCCGGTGCGAGCAGCACAGACGGTGGTCGTCTGA
- a CDS encoding VlmB-like protein — translation MQTHDPATPSVSAVPAEADWERAPSLVDGAMNLELTAASCDLRYWLRSVPNGTLRGQVLGHDPGVRPLDVTREPGPLHQALTQELAFRSIAEEKATRAIAHLVALAPSVETMEFYATQLIDEARHAMVFRNHLRALGVETTPQALGQLAGTDRNAVLIPLEDLGLHVLSYQGDFIGGVVVLTILVEGVLAPAAELSERKWRIFDPAVADIERGAGIDEIRHLSVGSSIARDHLLAHPEDKPRLLELVQRGQALWNDLPVADMVLRREILFQEGLDKHAGLVGDYEIWPGRRLVDTTVEERIGTALEWSETMQVRRLAYMGLTDTP, via the coding sequence ATGCAGACGCATGACCCCGCCACCCCTTCCGTATCGGCAGTTCCCGCCGAAGCCGACTGGGAGCGCGCGCCCTCGCTGGTCGACGGCGCGATGAATCTGGAGCTGACCGCCGCCTCCTGCGATCTGCGGTACTGGCTGCGCTCGGTCCCGAACGGCACGCTGCGCGGCCAGGTCCTGGGCCACGATCCGGGCGTGCGCCCCCTCGACGTCACCCGCGAACCGGGACCGCTGCACCAGGCGCTCACCCAGGAGCTGGCCTTCCGCTCGATCGCCGAGGAGAAGGCCACGCGGGCGATCGCGCATCTGGTCGCGCTGGCCCCGAGCGTCGAGACGATGGAGTTCTACGCCACCCAGCTCATCGACGAGGCCCGGCACGCGATGGTCTTCCGCAATCACCTGCGCGCGCTCGGCGTCGAGACCACCCCCCAGGCGCTCGGACAGCTCGCGGGCACCGACCGGAACGCGGTGCTGATCCCCCTCGAGGACCTCGGCCTCCATGTCCTCAGCTATCAGGGCGACTTCATCGGCGGTGTCGTCGTTCTGACCATCCTCGTCGAAGGTGTGCTGGCACCGGCGGCGGAACTCAGCGAGCGCAAGTGGCGGATCTTCGACCCGGCGGTCGCGGACATCGAGCGGGGCGCCGGCATCGACGAGATACGCCACCTCAGTGTCGGCAGCTCCATCGCCCGCGACCATCTCCTGGCCCACCCCGAGGACAAGCCCCGCCTTCTCGAACTCGTCCAGCGGGGGCAGGCGTTGTGGAACGACCTGCCCGTGGCCGACATGGTGCTGCGCCGCGAGATCCTCTTCCAGGAAGGCCTGGACAAGCATGCCGGCCTGGTCGGCGACTACGAGATCTGGCCGGGCCGGCGGTTGGTGGACACCACCGTCGAGGAGCGCATCGGGACCGCACTGGAGTGGTCCGAGACGATGCAGGTCCGGCGACTGGCGTACATGGGGCTCACGGACACGCCGTAG
- a CDS encoding flavin reductase family protein → MTDMATAPHRDRTGVWRSVAGVSVLTCGAAGQAHGVTVSTLAVASLRPLMVSVALRRGSRGLSALLRCGLFAANGLSDRQAGLARHFARSDRADGWDRPGSAGLCDGRTSCGAPLLRDTVGWLECRVERTIAVGDHELVLARVLAARAGAGPPLLTTADLAPTGVHDADA, encoded by the coding sequence ATGACCGACATGGCCACCGCGCCGCACCGGGATCGTACGGGCGTATGGCGATCCGTGGCCGGCGTGTCGGTGCTGACGTGCGGTGCGGCCGGGCAGGCCCACGGGGTCACGGTGAGCACGCTGGCCGTGGCCTCGCTGCGGCCGCTCATGGTGTCGGTGGCGCTGCGCCGCGGGAGCCGGGGACTCTCGGCGCTGCTGCGCTGCGGACTGTTCGCGGCCAATGGCCTGTCCGACCGACAGGCGGGCCTGGCGCGGCACTTCGCCCGCTCCGACCGCGCCGACGGCTGGGACCGCCCGGGCTCCGCCGGCCTGTGCGACGGCCGCACCTCCTGCGGTGCACCCCTGCTGCGGGACACCGTCGGCTGGCTGGAGTGCCGTGTGGAGCGCACCATCGCGGTCGGCGACCACGAACTGGTGCTGGCCCGTGTCCTCGCGGCGCGGGCCGGCGCCGGCCCGCCCCTGCTGACCACCGCAGACCTCGCCCCTACAGGAGTCCACGATGCAGACGCATGA
- a CDS encoding SGNH/GDSL hydrolase family protein — protein sequence MTDDTEAPPRPGLLAGEDHDPHCLRPGEAADLLAGTPWRRAVILGEHEARLARSAAVPGYRSVSWSDRVAAALRSAHPGAACRIARGRRDLLLFEVRSRQLADALVFRGDLALVSCGGPELRAPAFDADALEVELSRILDSLKSGTYRDAVVITPFERASSDPPHAGQREETRARQRQLVERTGLVTLHHGALHINLMSHQHGLDLASLWGPHPGRLNSRGHALAASVVVRALTRHARRVDTVAR from the coding sequence ATGACCGACGACACTGAGGCACCGCCCAGGCCAGGGCTACTGGCGGGGGAGGACCATGACCCCCACTGTCTGCGCCCGGGTGAGGCCGCGGACCTGCTGGCCGGCACGCCCTGGCGGCGCGCGGTGATCCTCGGCGAGCACGAGGCGCGGCTCGCCCGCTCCGCCGCCGTGCCCGGATACCGCTCCGTGAGCTGGAGCGACCGGGTCGCCGCCGCACTCCGCTCGGCGCACCCCGGCGCGGCCTGCCGCATCGCGCGCGGCCGACGGGACCTGCTCCTCTTCGAGGTGCGCTCCCGGCAGCTGGCGGACGCCCTCGTCTTCCGCGGCGACCTCGCGCTGGTGTCGTGCGGCGGACCCGAGCTGCGCGCACCGGCCTTCGACGCCGACGCCCTGGAGGTCGAACTCTCCCGCATCCTCGACTCGTTGAAGAGCGGGACCTACCGCGACGCCGTGGTGATCACCCCCTTCGAGCGGGCCTCGTCAGACCCGCCGCACGCGGGGCAGCGGGAGGAGACACGTGCACGCCAGCGACAACTGGTCGAGCGGACCGGCCTGGTGACGCTTCATCACGGAGCCCTGCACATCAACCTGATGAGCCACCAGCACGGGCTCGACCTGGCGAGTCTGTGGGGTCCGCACCCCGGTCGGCTGAACAGTCGGGGTCATGCCCTGGCCGCGTCCGTGGTCGTCCGCGCGCTGACACGGCACGCACGCCGAGTCGACACCGTCGCACGGTGA
- a CDS encoding aspartate aminotransferase family protein encodes MTLAPPETTREALGRLYRTRLSKGRATLGEMFGGHVEIASQGAWVTTSDGSRFLNCGGYGVFLTGARHPTVLRYVTEQLHTHPVATRLFLEPQAALAADELVAVAPPGLERVHFAGSGAEAVEAAIKVARTRGRTRLVAMADGYHGKTMGALSLTGRDVFQAPFRPLLPDTTHIPYGEVEPLREVLAAAPGEACVFVEPVQGEAGVVVPPPGYLRAVADLCREYGALLVLDEIQTGLGRLGSWWGADAEGISPDLLLTGKGLGGGVVPVSALLATPEAYATFDRDPYLHTSTFSGAPLAMAAVRGALAALHDDELIARARVLGEEILNVLRRIVRGHYGAAVREVRGRGLLLGIEFADPGPAGDLLIELIQHGVIANHSLNSHLVLRLTPPAVLTRGDLDFLYEALDRACRAQSARYGR; translated from the coding sequence ATGACACTGGCACCGCCCGAGACGACCCGCGAGGCACTCGGCCGCCTGTACCGGACCCGGCTGAGCAAAGGCCGCGCGACCCTGGGCGAGATGTTTGGCGGCCACGTAGAAATCGCCTCCCAGGGGGCGTGGGTCACCACATCCGATGGCAGTCGTTTCCTCAATTGCGGCGGCTACGGCGTCTTCCTGACCGGCGCCCGGCACCCCACCGTCCTGCGGTACGTGACCGAACAACTGCACACCCACCCGGTGGCCACCCGCCTCTTCCTGGAACCGCAGGCCGCGCTGGCCGCCGACGAACTGGTGGCAGTGGCGCCGCCGGGCCTGGAGCGCGTGCACTTCGCGGGTTCCGGAGCCGAGGCCGTGGAGGCCGCGATCAAGGTGGCCCGCACCCGGGGCAGGACCCGGCTCGTCGCGATGGCCGACGGCTACCACGGCAAGACGATGGGCGCCCTGAGCCTCACCGGCAGGGACGTCTTCCAGGCGCCCTTCCGCCCTCTGCTGCCCGACACGACCCACATCCCGTACGGGGAGGTGGAGCCGTTGCGCGAGGTGCTGGCCGCCGCTCCCGGCGAGGCCTGCGTCTTCGTCGAGCCGGTGCAGGGCGAGGCCGGGGTGGTCGTCCCGCCGCCCGGCTATCTGCGGGCCGTGGCCGACCTCTGCCGGGAGTACGGCGCGCTGCTCGTCCTCGACGAGATCCAGACGGGTCTGGGGCGGCTCGGCTCCTGGTGGGGCGCGGACGCCGAGGGCATCTCCCCGGACCTGCTGCTGACCGGCAAGGGGCTCGGGGGCGGGGTCGTCCCCGTCTCGGCGCTGCTGGCCACCCCGGAGGCGTACGCGACCTTCGACCGCGACCCGTATCTGCACACGTCGACGTTCTCGGGCGCCCCACTCGCCATGGCCGCCGTGCGGGGCGCCCTGGCGGCCCTCCACGACGACGAACTCATCGCACGAGCACGGGTGTTGGGCGAGGAGATCCTCAACGTACTGCGCCGGATCGTCCGCGGGCACTACGGCGCCGCGGTACGGGAGGTGCGCGGCCGGGGTCTGCTGCTCGGCATCGAGTTCGCGGATCCGGGCCCCGCGGGCGACCTGCTCATCGAGCTGATCCAGCACGGGGTGATAGCCAACCACTCCCTCAACTCGCATCTGGTGCTGCGCCTGACCCCGCCCGCCGTACTCACCCGCGGCGATCTCGACTTCCTCTACGAAGCGCTCGACCGGGCCTGCCGTGCGCAGTCCGCCCGCTATGGAAGGTGA